A genome region from Ottowia testudinis includes the following:
- the mdeB gene encoding alpha-ketoglutarate dehydrogenase: MIAPTDPLDPQEIQEWLDALDSVVATAATPRAGRERAVQLLDELLAHARAHRLSWNPQAVTPYLNTVPVEEQPPYPGDLELERRLSAILRWNAMAMVVRANQVHGELGGHIGSYASAADLFEAGFQHFFKGPQAPGGADLVYFQPHSSPGVYARAFLEGRLSEDNLRHYRQELGAEQRGVPGLTSYPHPYLMPRFWQFPTGSMGIGPINAIYQARFMRYLSHRGLADTQDRKVWGFFGDGEMDEPESIAALTLATREGLDNCVFVINCNLQRLDGPVRGNGRIVDELESLFAGAGWNVVKCLWGSEWDALLARDSSHAIARAFADTVDGEFQTLSANDGAYNRRSFFSKTPELQALVAHLSDDDIDRLRRGGHDPVKIHAAFARAASTRGRPSVVLAMTMKGYGMGTAAQGRMTVHQHKKLGADELLAMRERFQLPLTDEQVAQAAFYKPADSSPEMRYLRERRRALGGFLPTRGTTAPTLPVPDLATSAAFALHADGKVMSTTMAFVRQLGGLMKAPTLGPRIVPIVADEARTFGMANLFKQVGIYAPFGQLYQPEDAGSILAYKEDKSGQILEEGITEAGALASWTAAATSYSTHGLAMLPFFIFYSMFGFQRVGDLIWAAADQRARGFLIGATSGRTTLGGEGLQHQDGSSLLVASTVPNCRSYDPAFAGELAVIVDHGMRRMLQQQVDEFFYVTVTNENVANPNLPPEAHEGVIRGMYRVQAAPGDGPRVQLLGSGAILGEVLKAAEQLRAGHGIAADVWSVTSFVELARDGAQAERAWREGRAADATDNWCTRQLAPSHGPVIAATDYVRALPELVRAHIPAGRRYVTLGTDGFGRSDSRAALRAHFGVDAAAIVQAALRAMPG; the protein is encoded by the coding sequence ATGATTGCACCCACCGACCCCCTCGATCCGCAGGAAATCCAGGAATGGCTTGACGCCCTCGACAGCGTCGTGGCCACCGCCGCCACGCCGCGCGCCGGGCGCGAGCGGGCGGTGCAGCTGCTGGACGAGTTGCTGGCCCACGCGCGCGCGCACCGCCTGTCGTGGAACCCGCAGGCCGTCACGCCCTACCTGAACACCGTGCCGGTCGAAGAGCAGCCGCCTTACCCCGGCGATCTGGAGCTGGAGCGGCGCCTGTCGGCCATCCTGCGCTGGAACGCCATGGCCATGGTGGTGCGCGCCAACCAGGTGCATGGTGAGCTGGGTGGGCACATCGGCAGCTACGCCTCGGCGGCGGATTTGTTCGAGGCGGGCTTTCAGCACTTCTTCAAAGGGCCGCAGGCGCCGGGTGGCGCCGATCTGGTGTACTTTCAGCCGCATTCGTCGCCCGGCGTGTACGCCCGCGCCTTTCTGGAAGGGCGCCTGAGCGAAGACAACCTGCGCCATTACCGGCAGGAGCTTGGGGCCGAGCAGCGCGGCGTGCCGGGGCTCACCTCGTACCCGCACCCGTACCTGATGCCGCGGTTCTGGCAGTTTCCCACCGGCTCCATGGGCATTGGGCCGATCAACGCCATTTACCAGGCGCGCTTCATGCGTTATCTGTCGCACCGGGGCCTGGCCGACACGCAGGACCGCAAGGTGTGGGGCTTTTTTGGCGACGGCGAAATGGACGAGCCCGAGTCGATCGCCGCGCTCACCCTGGCCACGCGCGAGGGGCTGGACAACTGCGTCTTCGTCATCAACTGCAACCTGCAGCGGCTCGACGGCCCGGTGCGCGGCAATGGCCGCATCGTGGATGAGCTGGAGTCGCTCTTCGCCGGCGCCGGCTGGAACGTGGTCAAGTGCCTGTGGGGCTCGGAGTGGGACGCGCTGCTGGCGCGCGACAGCAGCCACGCCATTGCCCGCGCCTTCGCCGACACGGTCGATGGCGAGTTCCAGACGCTCTCGGCCAACGACGGCGCCTACAACCGCCGCAGCTTTTTCAGCAAGACGCCCGAGTTGCAGGCGCTGGTCGCGCATCTGAGCGACGACGACATCGACCGCCTGCGCCGCGGCGGGCACGATCCGGTGAAAATCCACGCCGCCTTTGCCCGCGCCGCCAGCACGCGTGGGCGCCCCAGCGTGGTGCTGGCCATGACGATGAAGGGCTACGGCATGGGCACGGCCGCGCAAGGCCGCATGACGGTGCACCAGCACAAGAAGCTGGGCGCCGACGAGCTGCTGGCCATGCGCGAGCGCTTTCAGCTGCCGCTGACCGACGAGCAAGTGGCGCAAGCGGCGTTCTACAAACCCGCCGACAGCAGCCCCGAAATGCGCTACTTGCGCGAGCGGCGCCGTGCCCTGGGCGGCTTTCTGCCCACCCGTGGCACCACCGCGCCCACCTTGCCCGTGCCCGACCTGGCCACCAGCGCCGCCTTTGCGTTGCACGCCGACGGCAAGGTCATGAGCACCACCATGGCCTTCGTGCGCCAGCTGGGTGGCCTGATGAAAGCCCCCACGCTGGGCCCGCGCATCGTGCCCATCGTCGCCGACGAAGCGCGCACCTTCGGCATGGCCAATTTGTTCAAGCAGGTCGGCATTTACGCGCCTTTCGGCCAGCTCTACCAGCCCGAGGACGCGGGCTCCATCCTGGCCTACAAGGAAGACAAGAGCGGGCAGATTCTGGAAGAAGGCATCACCGAAGCCGGCGCGCTGGCCTCGTGGACGGCCGCAGCCACCAGCTACTCCACGCACGGGCTGGCGATGCTGCCGTTCTTCATCTTCTACAGCATGTTTGGCTTTCAGCGCGTGGGCGATCTGATCTGGGCCGCCGCCGACCAGCGCGCGCGCGGCTTTTTGATCGGCGCCACCTCGGGCCGCACCACGCTCGGCGGCGAAGGGCTGCAGCACCAGGACGGCAGCAGCCTGCTGGTGGCCAGCACCGTGCCCAACTGCCGCAGCTACGACCCGGCTTTCGCGGGCGAGCTGGCCGTCATCGTCGACCACGGCATGCGCCGCATGCTGCAACAGCAGGTGGACGAGTTCTTCTACGTCACCGTCACCAACGAAAACGTCGCCAACCCCAACCTGCCGCCCGAGGCGCACGAAGGCGTCATCCGCGGCATGTACCGCGTGCAGGCCGCGCCCGGCGACGGCCCGCGCGTGCAATTGCTGGGCAGCGGCGCCATCCTGGGCGAAGTGCTCAAGGCCGCCGAACAGCTGCGCGCCGGCCACGGCATTGCCGCCGATGTGTGGAGCGTGACCAGCTTTGTCGAACTGGCGCGCGACGGCGCGCAGGCCGAGCGCGCCTGGCGTGAAGGCCGCGCGGCGGACGCCACAGACAACTGGTGCACCCGGCAACTGGCGCCCAGCCACGGCCCCGTGATTGCCGCCACCGATTACGTGCGCGCCCTGCCCGAGCTGGTGCGTGCCCACATACCCGCCGGCCGCCGCTACGTCACCCTGGGCACCGATGGCTTCGGCCGCAGCGACAGCCGCGCCGCGCTGCGCGCCCACTTTGGCGTTGACGCCGCGGCCATCGTGCAGGCGGCGCTGCGTGCGATGCCGGGCTGA
- the gshB gene encoding glutathione synthase → MHLLFVADPIASFKTHKDTTYTMMREATRRGHAITVCEPRHLRWQSGQQVMAQVRDIALTGDEKAWFTESAPRDAALADFDAVLMRKDPPFDAEFIYATHLLEQAEREGARVINKPAALRNHPEKLAVMEFPRFVGPTLVTRSPDDVKRFHAEHGDIVLKPLDGMGGMGIFRVGPDGLNLGSITETLNHHGATTFMVQKFLPEITAGDKRIILIDGEPAPFVLARIPQGSEVRGNLAAGGKGVAQPITEADRATARAIGAVLAPRGLLLIGLDIIGTKVTEINVTSPTGFREILDQTGCDVPGMFVDAVERAGR, encoded by the coding sequence ATGCACCTGCTTTTCGTTGCCGACCCCATCGCGTCCTTCAAGACCCACAAGGACACCACTTACACCATGATGCGCGAGGCCACCCGGCGCGGCCACGCCATCACCGTGTGCGAGCCGCGCCACCTGCGCTGGCAAAGCGGCCAGCAGGTGATGGCGCAAGTGCGCGACATCGCGCTGACCGGTGACGAGAAAGCCTGGTTCACCGAAAGCGCCCCTCGCGACGCCGCGCTGGCCGATTTCGACGCCGTGCTGATGCGCAAGGACCCGCCCTTCGACGCTGAATTCATCTACGCCACCCACCTGCTGGAGCAGGCCGAGCGCGAAGGCGCGCGCGTCATCAACAAGCCGGCGGCGCTGCGCAACCACCCCGAAAAGCTGGCGGTGATGGAGTTTCCGCGGTTTGTCGGCCCCACCCTCGTCACGCGTTCGCCAGACGATGTGAAGCGCTTTCACGCCGAGCACGGCGACATCGTGCTGAAACCGCTCGACGGCATGGGCGGCATGGGCATCTTCCGTGTCGGGCCGGACGGCTTGAACTTAGGCAGCATCACCGAGACGCTGAACCACCACGGCGCCACCACCTTCATGGTGCAGAAGTTCCTGCCCGAAATCACCGCTGGCGACAAGCGCATCATCCTCATCGACGGCGAGCCCGCGCCCTTCGTGCTGGCGCGCATCCCGCAAGGCAGCGAAGTGCGCGGCAACCTGGCCGCCGGCGGCAAAGGCGTGGCGCAACCCATCACCGAAGCCGACCGCGCCACCGCCCGCGCCATTGGCGCCGTGCTGGCACCGCGCGGGCTGCTGCTGATTGGCCTGGACATCATCGGCACCAAGGTGACCGAGATCAACGTCACCAGCCCGACGGGCTTTCGCGAAATCCTCGATCAGACCGGCTGCGACGTGCCGGGGATGTTTGTGGATGCGGTGGAGAGGGCTGGTCGATGA
- a CDS encoding AAA family ATPase produces MTQLTSFRLNGLYGYKNLGITSEEKAAIVLAENGVGKTTLLNTLYALLSGRTSRLISTDFKEAILTFGSEEIVFNKELAFKSSHSFDLSQLISKRPARELVEYGARPDQVMELLKSYIEGGQSGVSRLPAFRRIYTSSPFDEDDIFQRLERLRSVMYDSGYMSDFRKKVIEAMEGVQVLYLPTYRRIEANFEDVSLARNAPRRKVVAELSETEPERDELIFFGLTDVEQKLAAMTQFIQRSMVEAYSRLSGNLIDTLLDTRQYNLQLDENFDLAAVRLMLGRLGKSNTVTEDNLERAIRGASLADERYRPLAYFLRELLKSYEASRPQELAIEAFAEVVNAYLTAGEVPEKAVRFDKVRLKVEIWHEALEKSLPFGSLSSGEKQIVSVFARLLLDYERRFLILIDEPELSLSIEWQRRFLPDILQTQSCSQLIAITHSPFVFENGLDHLAQSINVSREG; encoded by the coding sequence ATGACGCAGCTCACTAGCTTCCGCTTGAACGGGTTATACGGTTATAAGAACCTTGGTATCACCTCGGAAGAGAAGGCCGCAATTGTTTTGGCGGAGAACGGGGTTGGCAAGACGACTCTTCTGAACACTCTCTACGCCTTGCTATCAGGCCGTACCTCCCGGCTAATCTCAACTGATTTCAAAGAAGCCATACTCACCTTCGGTAGTGAGGAAATTGTCTTCAACAAGGAGCTAGCCTTTAAGTCTAGCCATTCGTTCGATTTGAGCCAACTCATTTCAAAACGCCCTGCGCGCGAGCTCGTCGAATACGGTGCACGACCTGATCAGGTCATGGAACTTTTGAAAAGTTATATTGAAGGCGGGCAGTCTGGGGTGAGTAGACTGCCTGCGTTCCGGCGTATCTATACAAGCAGCCCGTTTGACGAAGATGACATTTTTCAGCGCCTTGAGCGTTTGCGATCTGTAATGTACGACTCGGGGTACATGTCGGATTTTCGAAAGAAGGTCATCGAAGCCATGGAGGGAGTACAGGTGCTCTATCTCCCAACGTACCGCCGAATTGAGGCGAACTTCGAGGATGTGAGCTTGGCGAGAAACGCGCCAAGGCGAAAGGTCGTCGCAGAGCTCTCGGAGACTGAGCCTGAGCGCGACGAACTGATATTTTTTGGCCTTACTGATGTTGAGCAGAAGCTCGCAGCAATGACGCAGTTCATTCAGCGCTCAATGGTTGAAGCCTACTCCCGCTTGAGTGGAAATTTAATCGATACCTTGCTCGACACGAGGCAATATAACCTTCAACTGGATGAAAACTTCGACCTAGCGGCCGTTCGACTCATGTTGGGAAGACTTGGAAAGTCGAACACGGTGACCGAAGACAACCTAGAGCGAGCAATTCGGGGGGCCAGTCTGGCCGATGAGCGGTATCGGCCTTTGGCATACTTCCTCCGAGAGTTACTCAAGAGCTACGAGGCCTCCAGACCACAGGAGCTCGCTATCGAAGCGTTCGCCGAGGTAGTCAATGCGTACTTGACTGCTGGCGAGGTGCCGGAGAAAGCTGTTAGGTTTGACAAGGTTAGGTTGAAGGTAGAGATTTGGCATGAAGCGCTGGAAAAGTCGCTGCCGTTCGGAAGTTTGAGCTCAGGTGAAAAACAGATCGTTAGCGTGTTTGCTAGGCTATTGTTAGACTACGAGAGACGATTTTTAATCTTGATCGATGAGCCCGAATTGTCGTTGTCGATCGAGTGGCAACGTCGTTTTCTTCCTGATATTCTGCAGACGCAAAGTTGCTCTCAACTGATCGCAATAACGCACTCTCCGTTTGTTTTTGAGAATGGATTGGACCATCTGGCACAGTCTATCAATGTCTCGCGAGAGGGCTAG
- a CDS encoding DUF4435 domain-containing protein yields the protein MTRVEKLRAARGGAHVAFAEYLKVRSTGLPVLVFEGKLCPAFYINKIVLVLGTLDHRQVIARGKRNVLELRDLIRRNLATAKDVVLFFVDKDYDREPTSGEFDDVYVTPGYSIENECVRWSVVEAYIRANFDVADADDEAAIASIRTMYESGWNTYVRESKDLHKAVFICRYASTRCLPGDDLGAYFRVNWEEGTVSATFGTQNELLERLQIGETDRSTVIAQLANALAFDSLDALREWRGKFHLSFVRSLLSHVAQRRIGGLAPFKRAARIGVDPKHPSLLAMMSAYVQVPECLERFIRAGFAHRSAAP from the coding sequence ATGACTAGGGTTGAAAAACTTAGGGCCGCACGAGGTGGCGCGCATGTTGCCTTCGCAGAGTACTTGAAGGTTCGGTCAACAGGACTACCTGTGCTAGTCTTTGAAGGAAAGCTGTGCCCTGCCTTCTACATCAATAAAATAGTACTCGTGCTCGGCACGCTAGACCATCGTCAAGTTATCGCGCGGGGAAAGCGCAATGTCCTTGAATTGCGAGATTTAATTAGAAGGAATCTGGCTACGGCCAAGGACGTAGTTCTCTTCTTCGTGGATAAGGACTACGACAGGGAACCCACGTCCGGGGAGTTCGACGACGTCTATGTCACCCCAGGCTACTCGATTGAGAATGAGTGCGTTAGATGGTCAGTGGTTGAAGCGTACATAAGGGCCAACTTTGATGTGGCCGATGCCGATGACGAGGCTGCGATCGCATCTATCAGAACCATGTACGAGAGCGGTTGGAACACCTATGTACGGGAGTCCAAGGACCTACACAAAGCTGTCTTTATCTGCAGATACGCGTCGACTAGATGTCTTCCTGGTGACGATCTTGGCGCGTACTTCCGAGTTAATTGGGAGGAAGGAACTGTATCGGCCACGTTTGGGACCCAGAACGAGTTGTTGGAACGCCTTCAAATAGGGGAGACGGATCGTTCGACTGTCATCGCGCAACTTGCGAACGCATTGGCATTTGACAGTCTGGACGCGCTCCGCGAATGGAGAGGCAAGTTTCACCTGAGCTTTGTGCGGTCTCTTCTCTCGCACGTTGCGCAAAGACGCATAGGTGGGCTTGCCCCGTTCAAAAGGGCTGCGCGCATAGGTGTCGATCCGAAACATCCAAGCCTTCTGGCCATGATGAGCGCGTATGTGCAAGTTCCAGAGTGCCTGGAACGCTTCATACGAGCCGGGTTTGCTCATAGGTCAGCCGCGCCGTAG